TTGATGGCCGTTTGCGAGGCGATCGCCGCCAACGAGATTGCTCCCGCTTTAGCGATCGGCATGCCGATTGGGTTCGGTCATGCCCCAGCTACCAAGCGCCGCCTTCAGCGCACTGGCATCCCGTTTGTCACGATCTCGGGCACTCAAGGCGGCGGACTGCTGGCGGCGGTGACCCTTAATGCCCTTGCAGCGTCTCTCATCGAGAAGCCTAATTGTCATTGCTACCTAAGGCACCAAAACGGGTCTGTTGCAGCCGAGAAAGCATAAAGATATTAGGCTAGAGCACTTTCCCAAGTGCTGTTGTGACGATCCCAACTCACGAGGGCTGTTGCAGCATTTCTCCCTACGCCGCTGTTGGCAAATTTCACCAACCTGCACCATACGAACTCTGAAGCTAGTTGGTGAGTCTCAAGCTTGCCGACTTAAACTCTGACAGTTTTAGCCGGACAGAGCATGGGTAGTCGGCTCGCTAATTAGTAGCAATGGCAGCAGGTTGCTGAGGCTTTGCCGACCCCTGCGTGCCGAGCTGGATGAGTTCGACCTTGTAGCCGGTGGGATCTTCCACAAAGGCGATGACCGTCGAGCCGTGCTTCATCGGACCGGGCTCCCGAACAACTTTACCGCCCCGACTGGCAATTTCGGCGCAGGTTTTGTAGATGTCATTGACACCCAGTGCAATGTGTCCGTAACCGTCGCCGATATCGTAACGATCGACCCCCCAGTTGTAGGTCAACTCCAAAACCGTATTGTCTGCCTCCGGACCGTACCCGACAAATGCCAGGGTGAACTTGCCACCCGGGTAGTCCTTCTTGCGCAGCAGCTTCATACCCAGGACGTCGCAGTAGAAGCGGAGCGAATCGTCCAAATCGCCGACGCGCACCATCGTGTGCAGCATTCGCATGGGTGTATCCTCTTGACCTCTGCTCTGTCTCGTCCCATTCTGCCATCACCCTTGCGATGTGCAGAGGGACTCTCCGTCAGCTCGCTCCAAGGTTTTATGCCACATCGTCTATGGCGAGTCATCTAGGGCGCTCGCTCGAAAACTACGCGCGCGAGGCGATAGGCTCCGCGATCGCTGATAATCTCGCTGCGATCGGCCGCAGCTTGTAGGTCGGCAATTCGCTTCGGGTGCCCGATCGCTAGCAACTCCAGCGGCAGCGGGTGGTCGCCCCGGCCGATTGCCGCGAGCGCGTGCCGCGGTCGGTGGTAGAACTGCACGGGGCGGCGCGCATAGAATACCAAACTCGGTTTCTCGTGTCCGAGCATCCACAATTCGTCTCCCGGTTGCGCGATTTCCACCAGCAGTGCTGCCAGTTCCCGCAGCGGCTCCTGCCGGGCAGCATCGAGAAATTGATAAGCCGGAAGCATGACTGTCGCGACGAACAGCGCCATTGCCAACACATTTGCCGGCCATAGCCAAAACCAGCGCCGCTGCCAGAGTACCCAGGCGATCGTGCCGGCTGCGAGCACCCAGATCGTGCCTCCTACTACCGGGATAGTCGACTGCAGCAGCAGCGTGCTTAGCTCCGGCGCAGACGGGTCGTATCCCAGTAAGTGCAGCCCCAGCCAAATCCCTACCGCCAGCAGGAGCATTAACACGGCATTAGCTGCGCCGCTAATGAGGAGACCTCGTGCCGGCCGTCCGGCTGGCTGCGTCAGGCGATCGCTTGCCCATAGGGCGACCAAAATCCCTGCTGCTGGCATCAGCGGCAGGATGTAGCTCGGCAGCTTGGTGACTGCAACCGAGAAGAATAGGAAAATGCAGACAAACCAAAACCATGCGAATAGTCCGAGGCGATCGCCGCGCACTTGCTGTTGCCAGAACCGCCGCCGCCAAACCTGCACGTGCGCGATCGCGATCGGAAGAAACGCCGATAGAGGAG
This genomic stretch from Rubidibacter lacunae KORDI 51-2 harbors:
- the gloA gene encoding lactoylglutathione lyase, whose product is MRMLHTMVRVGDLDDSLRFYCDVLGMKLLRKKDYPGGKFTLAFVGYGPEADNTVLELTYNWGVDRYDIGDGYGHIALGVNDIYKTCAEIASRGGKVVREPGPMKHGSTVIAFVEDPTGYKVELIQLGTQGSAKPQQPAAIATN